One Xylanivirga thermophila DNA window includes the following coding sequences:
- a CDS encoding GntR family transcriptional regulator, with amino-acid sequence MSQFDDNIPIYVQISNMIKGEIASGKLKQGDKLPSIRDMSNRLKVNPNTIQRVYGELEREGITFTQRGMGTFITQDKKKIKDLRREMAETEIKSFISTMGDLGFTDVEIMDLIEFYMERG; translated from the coding sequence ATGTCCCAATTTGATGATAATATACCCATATATGTTCAAATATCGAACATGATAAAAGGGGAGATAGCATCGGGAAAATTAAAGCAAGGTGATAAGTTACCTTCAATAAGGGATATGAGTAATAGACTTAAGGTAAACCCAAATACAATACAAAGGGTATATGGGGAATTAGAACGTGAAGGTATAACATTTACTCAAAGGGGTATGGGTACCTTTATCACTCAAGATAAAAAAAAGATAAAGGATTTAAGGCGGGAGATGGCCGAGACTGAAATAAAATCATTTATTTCAACCATGGGGGATCTAGGTTTTACTGATGTTGAGATTATGGATTTAATAGAATTTTATATGGAAAGGGGATAA